A segment of the Hallerella succinigenes genome:
TCCCGATAGCTGGCTTTCGAGTGGAAGCTTTTACACGATCGATCTCGGACCCTCGCTCGAAGCGGGAACCTATATGATTCAGCTTGCAGACGGTTCCGTTTCGGGAGCTTTTACAGTTTCCGAATATGCACTTGCAACAAATACGCTTTCCACGGTCCTCGACTATTTTTATGAAGACCGTGCCGATACGCCGTATATTTTCAATTTGGATGCTTCTATCGGCATTTATGGTTCCTCTGAAAAGCGCAATGTACAGGGCGGTTGGTATGATGCGAGCGGTGACGTGAGCAAATATCTTTCGCACCTTTCCTATGCGAACTATTTGAATCCGCAGCAGATTCCGCTTTCGGTTTGGGCTCTTGCGTTTACGGCGAAACACATTCCGACTTTCCTTTCGGCGGTGTCTTCTGTGGCAAAGACGGACCCGGAGACAGAAGCCGTTTACGGTGCGGACTTCTTACTTCGCATGCTAAGTCCTGAAGGGTATTTTTACATGACCGTTTTTGATGGGTGGGGAAGTCCTTCGGCAACGCGTGAAATCTGTGCGTTCAGCGGTTCGAACGGCATCAAGAGCGCCGACTACCAGACAGCATTTCGCGAAGGCGGAGGCATGGCGATTGCGGCTCTTGCCAAGGCTTCGACGCTTGCGAAGGATGGCGATTCTACCCGTGCGCAGTATTTGGCAGGGGCTGTTCGCGCGTTTGAACATTTGCAGTCCAAGCAGACGATGGATGGAAGCTGCGCCTATTGTGACGATGGGGCGGAAAATATCATCGACGACTATACGGCACTCCTGGCTGCAACGGAACTTTTTACGGCGACAAACGAGGATTCTTATTTGACTGCGGCGCGTGCACGTGCAAAGCATTTGATGGACCGTTTGAGCGACAACGGTTATTTTTGGAGTGACGACGCGAAGACCCGTCCGTTCTGGCACGCAAGCGATGCTGGACTACCTTTAATTGCGTTGATTCGCTATGCCGAAGTGGAAGCTTCTTCAGAAAAAAATTTGAATTTGAAAACGGCTCTGGATGCGATAAAAAAGCATTATGATTGGCTGCTGAAGGTGACGAACCAGGTAGACAACCCCTTTGGCTATGCGCGTCAAACTTACAAGACCGGTGGCACGATTAAGGACGGATTCTTTATTCCGCATGACAACGAAAGCGGATACTGGTGGCAGGGTGAAGATGCGCGTATCGCAAGCCTTTCCGCTGCGGTCGCTTACGCGGCAAAAGTTTTGAACGATGTCAATTTCGAATCGGATAAATATGCGACCGATCAGCTGGACTGGATCTTGGGAAAGAATCCGTATGCGGTCTGTATGATGGAAGGCAAGGGTCTAAAAAATCCGAGTGTATATAACGGACAGTCTAGCTATGACGCAACCCTCGACGGTGGCATCGCAAACGGGATTACTGGAAAAAATACGGATGGTTCGGGAATCGCCTGGGACTCGGACGGTGTCGGTTCCGTCGGCTTTGATCTTTCGGAATCTTGGCAGAATTGGCGCTGGATCGAACAATGGCTTCCGCATACGACGTGGTACCTCATGGCCCTTGCGACACGTTACGATGAAGTCTCGTCAGACCTTATCCATACGGCGCTGCCCAAGACGAAATCTGCACCGACCTTCAACATCCAACAGCAAGGTCGCCTGCTCACGGTAAGTCTCCAGTCAAATCCGACGGGTAAGGTTCTCACGGTTGCGAACCTGAATGGTCAAAAGCTCTACCGTGAAACGCTCCGTTCCACGCAGACGACGGTGAACCTCGACAACTTGCAGGACGGCGTTTACTTTGTGCAGGTAAACGGTCTAGGCTCGCGCAGAATCCTTTTGAAGTAAAAGACTTTTTTGCAGAATCCAGTAGGCAAAAAAGCAAAAGAGAACGGAGAAAAGCGAACCCGCTGGAGCCGCAAGGCCCATCGGGGTCAGCGTATCGGGGAAGTATTTGGCGGCAAGCCCGGTTCCCGGAATGCGGAAGAGCACAATCGAAAGAGCATTGTGCACAAACGAAAGAATGGAAAGTCCGCAGGCGCAAAAGTATCCGCTAAAGCAAAAGTGGATTCCTGCAACCAGGCAGTCGATCACATAGGTTCTCAGGTATTCCGTTCCAAACCGTACCACGGAAGCGTCGCTTGAGAACAGCGCAAGGAACGGCTCGGAAAACGGCTGGAATATCACCGCAAAAAAGAGTCCTATCCCTGCCGCAATCGCGGTTCCTGTCCAAAGCGTTTTCTTCGCCTGCTCTGGCTTTTCGGCTCCCATGTCCTGCGCCGCAATCGCGGAAATCGTCGAAAGAATGGTGGATGGAACAAGGAACAGGAAGGTGATGATCTTTTCCACAATCCCGACGGCCGCCGCGATTTCAACGCCGCGGCTGTTTGCGATCATCGTAATGAACAGAAATGAAACCTGAATGAATCCGTCCTGGGCGGCAATCGGTGCGCCGATGTTCAAAAGTCCTTTGAACAAAGCCTTGTGCGGCCTAAAATCCCGACGGCAAAGCTTGACTCCTAAATGCAGTTTTTTTGCCGCGAAAAGGGAAACTAGAACGCTCATCGACTGCGCAAGGACTGTGGCGAGAGCCGCCCCTGCGGCGCCGAGGCGCATACCGCCCATGAACACGTAATCCAAAATAATGTTCAGCACGCAGGCGACCGCAATGAAGTACATCGGGTGCTTGGAATCTCCCATGCCGCGAAAAATCGCCGCGATCAGGTTGTACGCCACAATAAAAGGAATCCCGGCAAAACAGATCTGCAAATAGCGCACGGTGCCATCGACGGCTTCTGCAGGCGTCTTGAGCAAACTTACGATCGGTCCGCATAAAAGCAAGAGGACCGCTGTTGAAATCACGGCGAAAAGACTAAAGAGAACAATCGTGTTTCCGGTAATCCTCGAAATGCTTCGCAGGTTTCCAGCGCCCACGGCACGGCTTGTCAAAACGGTCGTGCCCATGGCAAGCCCGACGATTATCACCGTCAGAAAGTGCATCGCCTGGCTTCCCACGGCAACCGCGGTAATCGCTTCCGCGCCTTCGAACTGTCCAACGACGAATAGGTCCGCAAGGCCGTAAAGGGTCTGCAAAAAGTAGGCGACAAAATAGGGCGTTGAAAAGACGGCTATGTTCTTAAAGACACTTCCTTCTGTCAAATTCACAGGCATGGTGTGAATTTAGAAAAGCGACTTTCGGTTGCCAAAAAAAATCAAAATATCCGAAAATATTATTATAATTCTATTGATTAATATAATTAATAGAGCTAAAAACGCCTTATTTTAGGCAAAAATTGTAAAAATAAGACTTTTTTGCCCTTGATTTTTGTTTGTGGGTTTCTAATTTTGACGCCGGAACTGCGACACGTTTCTGTGTCCGCAGAAACTTTAGAGGAATGACATGAAAACC
Coding sequences within it:
- a CDS encoding glycoside hydrolase family 9 protein: MKRRIFTSFSLASFGLVTAANAAATFYYNQVGYDVGKPVTVIVKNTTDLSGTAFSLLKDGIAVSTGTLSVGANPDSWLSSGSFYTIDLGPSLEAGTYMIQLADGSVSGAFTVSEYALATNTLSTVLDYFYEDRADTPYIFNLDASIGIYGSSEKRNVQGGWYDASGDVSKYLSHLSYANYLNPQQIPLSVWALAFTAKHIPTFLSAVSSVAKTDPETEAVYGADFLLRMLSPEGYFYMTVFDGWGSPSATREICAFSGSNGIKSADYQTAFREGGGMAIAALAKASTLAKDGDSTRAQYLAGAVRAFEHLQSKQTMDGSCAYCDDGAENIIDDYTALLAATELFTATNEDSYLTAARARAKHLMDRLSDNGYFWSDDAKTRPFWHASDAGLPLIALIRYAEVEASSEKNLNLKTALDAIKKHYDWLLKVTNQVDNPFGYARQTYKTGGTIKDGFFIPHDNESGYWWQGEDARIASLSAAVAYAAKVLNDVNFESDKYATDQLDWILGKNPYAVCMMEGKGLKNPSVYNGQSSYDATLDGGIANGITGKNTDGSGIAWDSDGVGSVGFDLSESWQNWRWIEQWLPHTTWYLMALATRYDEVSSDLIHTALPKTKSAPTFNIQQQGRLLTVSLQSNPTGKVLTVANLNGQKLYRETLRSTQTTVNLDNLQDGVYFVQVNGLGSRRILLK
- a CDS encoding MATE family efflux transporter, giving the protein MPVNLTEGSVFKNIAVFSTPYFVAYFLQTLYGLADLFVVGQFEGAEAITAVAVGSQAMHFLTVIIVGLAMGTTVLTSRAVGAGNLRSISRITGNTIVLFSLFAVISTAVLLLLCGPIVSLLKTPAEAVDGTVRYLQICFAGIPFIVAYNLIAAIFRGMGDSKHPMYFIAVACVLNIILDYVFMGGMRLGAAGAALATVLAQSMSVLVSLFAAKKLHLGVKLCRRDFRPHKALFKGLLNIGAPIAAQDGFIQVSFLFITMIANSRGVEIAAAVGIVEKIITFLFLVPSTILSTISAIAAQDMGAEKPEQAKKTLWTGTAIAAGIGLFFAVIFQPFSEPFLALFSSDASVVRFGTEYLRTYVIDCLVAGIHFCFSGYFCACGLSILSFVHNALSIVLFRIPGTGLAAKYFPDTLTPMGLAAPAGSLFSVLFCFFAYWILQKSLLLQKDSARA